The following proteins are co-located in the Pyricularia oryzae 70-15 chromosome 1, whole genome shotgun sequence genome:
- a CDS encoding fatty acid synthase S-acetyltransferase produces MAPSRLYNFSSSGTSPTSSSAFTVPSVANSETDSAADMHPPMNGHRQFDGFSDPGMTPRAPMPIAIVGMACRMPGSVATPAEFWELCSRARSGYTKVPKERFNHDLFYHPNPGKTGAYHAQGGNFLDVDLAAFDAPFFGLTEKEAISMDPQQRLLLECTFEALENAGVPKHSIVGKDVGVFVGGSFAEYESHLFRDSDTIPMHQATDQAVRDNDTIRAVIMGTGINQDGKTPGITMPSGEAQEKLINQVYNNFGLDPMDCGYVEAHGTGTKVGDPIEATALHNALGQGRTAADPLFIGSVKSNIGHLEAASGLAGVIKAALMLERGFILPNHDFKKPNPKIPWKQWHMTVARSQRPWPRGKKYISVNNFGFGGTNAHVVLAKAPFTADTTVAAQLQNNDSRKPKQTKKLIVLTANDKDSLAGVMKKLVIYLEQRPEVFQADLMRNVAYTLGQRRSHLQWRLAVPVSTSFELVDTLNSGKVVSAKMQPEAPRIGFVFTGQGAQWHGMGRELYDSYPVYAAAMDRADAKLKELGATWSLLEELSKDGKTSKVSEAHISQPACTAVQLAITDLLKSWGVVPVAVAGHSSGEICAAYAAGIINFDSAVAIAYHRGRLIPVLKSRHPDLAGGMMAVGGSESDMQPMIDAVKRKQQEVRIACFNSPSSLTISGDASVLNDLERVIEEEQPEMFRRKLQVDVAYHSHHMNLVADEYRDSIEHLSKPRNTDVQFHSSLFGKRVEGYKCTASYWVENLTCPVRFSEALSGMLEAKPEDGVSTLIEIGPHSALQGPIKQILAAAGRPKLPYASALVRNKDAVDTALDLAGNLFMKGAFLNMDAVNFPSHLHAPATSTIPLNLHTSAAKQPTLLTDLPRYVWNHSSKYWHESRMTEMHKFRKFPRNDLIGVEAIYSTDVEPTWRNIVALDDLPWLRHHRIQSLTIFPFSGFVAMALEAAAQQALKREAKYDRFELRRVVVSKPLAMGDGDVEMDISLRPHSDSQKHQAGWRQFRIASWTKNGGWAEHCTGEVAALSDDDNEVDGERQKQAIRRRVEAASTMGEDAVDVAEVDMYNCLEDLGVTFGAAFQGVKACKASNTKASADIVATDIAVDMPNHYMTESVLHPSVLESLVQMYWPILGAGRTSPDTVYLPSSVGKVSISREVTAHTNAPGKTIRAFGKAEFAQPCEEPRATSVSVMATTQDGQLLVEIEDLKVAPIIDGEGETDSSTPRELCYKLEWEQVLKPALVNGTPADSNTLPEAEIVIVHGDTAFQHTLARALADIIEKATSTSPVAMGTLGHIETEGKVCIVLTEIDMPFLADPTEQQFEAVQKLIGSVQGLLWVVRGAYDKATSPDSNMVCGLSRSVRSETLLPFATLDLDSIEASTAHVSKSILDVFKIAFNGGLSATKEMEFMERGGKLFTPRILDDAETNAYVHKRTNPDILEKQPFAQEGRQLKMVGGKTLHFVDATIDTLGADEVEIEVKAVGVNASDAQQLAKSTAESPAPVGSEAAGIVTRVGANVTSVKKGDRVAALTLSSGAYSTVTRASAANTIPIPQAMDFSQAATLPFAYVTAHHALEQARLSSGQSVLIHSAASAVGQAAVCLAQLRDAEVFVTVSSAAEKKLIMTKFSVSEDRIFYNRGVGFGSAIREATAGEGVDVVISIRSDAEVVRESWDCLDRFGCLVNVSEGSSRLDLSTDGRPSNASFVNVDIQCLAAERPAILKRLVDSVAKLVGQGQATPVEATVFAVSEVQDALKSASKTSCGKSVVVLGADDMVMATPSKVTKKILRSDGTYLLIGGTGGLGRSMAKWMVDNGAGNVVLLSRSGSATGQVKQLIDAASEAGSQVIVKRCDVANKASVDELFKGLSDLPPVRGIVHGAMVLRDVLFEKMAYTDYTTVIESKVAGAWNFHHALAANSCPVDFFIAISSAAGAVGNRGQAAYAAANTFLNALVQHRLAAGLPAASLDLTAVSDAGYLADGDAERAAEVAKNLGADSTICEAEVLALIGACIEGKTNVCNGHVITGMRIPPTPTKPFWATDAKFKTLRLTAEAAELAANGGDSATASLSPGAAVKAATSLAEAEEAVCAGLVDKISSVLMMEADEIDVTRSLTHYPLDSLVAIEIRNFITREFEANMQVLELLSSGSVQTLTKAVCKKSKLCVGLS; encoded by the exons ACCAGGCTGTGCGGGATAATGATACCATCCGGGCTGTTATCATGGGTACTGGTATCAACCAAGACGGCAAGACGCCTGGTATCACCATGCCCAGTGGCGAGGCACAAG AGAAACTTATCAACCAGGTTTACAACAACTTTGGTCTAGACCCTATGGACTGTGGCTACGTCGAGGCCCACGGTACCGGTACCAAGGTCGGTGATCCGATCGAGGCCACCGCTCTACACAACGCTCTCGGTCAGGGCAGGACGGCAGCTGATCCACTCTTTATCGGATCGGTCAAATCGAACATTGGCCATTTGGAGGCTGCATCAGGTTTGGCTGGTGTCATCAAGGCTGCACTCATGCTTGAGCGTGGTTTCATTCTTCCCAACCACGACTTCAAAAAGCCAAACCCAAAGATTCCCTGGAAGCAATGGCACATGACGGTGGCTAGAAGCCAAAGGCCTTGGCCCCGTGGCAAGAAATACATCTCGGTCAACAACTTTGGTTTTGGTGGTACCAATGCCCACGTCGTCCTCGCCAAGGCTCCTTTCACCGCCGATACTACAGTTGCAGCACAGCTTCAAAATAATGACTCGCGAAAACCCAAGCAgaccaagaagctgattgTTCTTACGGCCAACGACAAAGATTCCCTCGCCGGTGTCATGAAGAAGCTGGTCATCTACCTGGAGCAACGGCCCGAAGTCTTCCAGGCCGACTTGATGAGAAACGTCGCTTACACCCTTGGCCAAAGGCGCTCGCATCTGCAATGGAGGCTTGCGGTTCCCGTGTCAACCTCATTCGAGCTTGTTGATACGCTAAACTCGGGCAAGGTTGTATCGGCCAAGATGCAGCCAGAGGCCCCCAGGATAGGATTCGTGTTTACAGGTCAAGGCGCTCAGTGGCACGGTATGGGCCGTGAGCTCTATGACTCTTACCCGGTCTATGCGGCCGCCATGGACCGTGCCGATGCTAAACTCAAGGAGCTCGGTGCTACATGGTCGTTGCTGGAGGAGCTGAGCAAAGATGGCAAGACTTCCAAGGTGTCCGAGGCACACATCAGTCAGCCCGCATGCACAGCCGTGCAGTTGGCCATCACGGACCTTCTCAAATCCTGGGGCGTGGTACCCGTCGCCGTTGCCGGCCACTCGTCTGGTGAGATTTGCGCCGCCTATGCCGCCGGCATCATCAACTTTGACTCGGCCGTCGCCATCGCTTACCACAGGGGTCGGCTGATTCCCGTGCTCAAGTCCCGGCACCCCGACCTTGCCGGTGGTATGATGGCCGTCGGTGGGTCCGAATCCGATATGCAGCCCATGATCGATGCTGTCAAGCGCAAACAGCAAGAGGTTCGCATCGCCTGCTTCAACAGTCCTTCCAGTCTGACCATCTCTGGTGATGCCTCGGTCCTGAATGACCTCGAGCGCGTCATCGAGGAGGAGCAGCCTGAAATGTTCCGCCGCAAGCTGCAGGTTGACGTTGCCTACCACTCGCACCACATGAACCTCGTGGCCGATGAGTACCGCGATTCGATTGAGCACCTTTCCAAGCCGAGGAACACGGACGTGCAATTCCACTCTTCTCTATTTGGCAAGCGTGTCGAGGGCTACAAGTGTACTGCTTCGTACTGGGTTGAGAATCTGACCTGCCCCGTCCGCTTCTCCGAGGCcctcagcggcatgctcgaGGCCAAGCCCGAGGACGGTGTCAGCACCCTTATCGAGATTGGTCCTCACTCGGCTCTTCAAGGTCCCATCAAGCAGATCCTCGCCGCTGCTGGTCGCCCCAAGCTCCCCTACGCTTCGGCTTTGGTCCGCAACAAGGATGCCGTCGACACGGCCCTTGACCTGGCTGGTAACCTCTTCATGAAGGGTGCATTCCTCAACATGGATGCTGTCAACTTCCCCAGCCACCTCCACGCCCCGGCTACTTCGACCATTCCGTTGAACCTGCACACTTCGGCCGCCAAGCAGCCCACACTGCTCACCGATCTCCCGCGCTATGTGTGGAACCATTCGTCCAAATACTGGCACGAGTCGCGCATGACCGAGATGCACAAGTTCCGCAAGTTCCCGCGCAACGATCTTATTGGTGTCGAGGCCATCTACTCTACCGATGTTGAGCCTACATGGCGCAACATTGTGGCTCTCGATGACCTGCCGTGGCTGAGGCACCACCGCATCCAGTCTCTGACCATCTTTCCCTTTTCCGGCTTCGTGGCCATGGCCCTCGAGGCTGCAGCCCAACAGGCTCTGAAGAGAGAGGCCAAGTACGACAGGTTCGAGCTGCGCCGAGTTGTCGTCTCCAAGCCGTTGGCCATGGGAGACGGCGACGTTGAGATGGACATCAGCCTCAGGCCACACTCCGACTCCCAGAAGCACCAGGCCGGATGGAGGCAGTTCCGCATTGCCAGCTGGACCAAGAACGGTGGCTGGGCCGAGCACTGCACTGGAGAGGTTGCCGCCTTGTCAGACGACGACAACGAAGTTGACGGCGAGCGTCAAAAGCAGGCTATTCGTCGCAGGGTAGAAGCTGCTTCCACCATGGGCGAGGATGCCGTCGACGTTGCCGAGgtcgacatgtacaactgtCTGGAAGATCTGGGCGTGACATTTGGTGCTGCCTTCCAGGGCGTCAAGGCATGCAAGGCTTCCAACACAAAGGCATCTGCCGATATCGTTGCCACCGACATTGCTGTCGATATGCCAAACCACTACATGACCGAGTCGGTGTTGCACCCCAGTGTGCTCGAGTCTCTGGTCCAGATGTACTggcccatccttggcgcCGGTCGCACATCTCCCGACACAGTCTACCTGCCATCCTCTGTTGGCAAGGTCTCCATCTCGCGCGAGGTGACAGCTCACACCAACGCTCCTGGCAAGACGATTCGCGCTTTTGGCAAGGCAGAGTTCGCCCAGCCCTGCGAGGAGCCCCGTGCCACCAGCGTCTCTGTCATGGCCACCACCCAGGACGGCCAGCTCCTCGTCGAGATTGAGGACCTCAAGGTTGCGCCCATCATCGACGGTGAGGGTGAGACCGACTCTAGCACCCCGCGTGAGCTTTGCTACAAGCTCGAGTGGGAGCAGGTTCTGAAGCCCGCCCTCGTCAACGGTACCCCTGCCGACTCCAACACGCTGCCCGAGGCCGAGATTGTCATTGTACATGGTGACACCGCCTTCCAGCACACCCTTGCCCGCGCACTGGCCGATATTATCGAAAAGGCCACATCTACTTCGCCTGTGGCAATGGGCACACTTGGCCACATCGAGACCGAGGGCAAGGTCTGCATCGTCTTGACCGAGATTGACATGCCTTTCCTTGCCGACCCTACGGAGCAGCAGTTTGAAGCCGTGCAGAAGCTCATCGGCTCTGTTCAGGGTCTCCTCTGGGTTGTGCGTGGGGCTTACGACAAGGCAACCTCTCCCGACTCCAACATGGTCTGTGGTCTTTCTCGTTCGGTCAGGTCAGAGACTCTGCTGCCGTTTGCGACACTCGACCTGGATTCCATCGAGGCTTCCACCGCCCACGTTTCCAAGTCCATCCTGGACGTGTTCAAGATCGCCTTCAATGGTGGTTTGAGCGCAACCAAGGAGATGGAGTTTATGGAGCGTGGAGGCAAGCTCTTCACCCCCAGGATCCTGGATGATGCAGAGACGAACGCCTACGTGCACAAGCGCACCAACCCCGACATCCTCGAGAAGCAGCCGTTTGCCCAAGAGGGTCGCCAGCTGAAGATGGTTGGTGGCAAGACGCTGCACTTTGTCGACGCCACGATCGACACTCTCGGCGCTGACGAGGTCGAGATTGAGGTCAAGGCTGTGGGTGTCAACGCCAGTGATGCTCAGCAACTGGCCAAGAGCACTGCCGAGTCGCCTGCTCCTGTTGGATCCGAGGCAGCTGGTATTGTCACCCGGGTCGGCGCCAATGTCACCTCCGTCAAGAAGGGTGATCGCGTTGCCGCACTGACCCTCTCCAGCGGTGCTTACTCGACCGTCACACGAGCCTCTGCCGCCAACACCATCCCGATCCCTCAGGCTATGGACTTTTCCCAGGCTGCGACGTTGCCCTTTGCCTATGTGACCGCCCACCACGCTCTTGAGCAGGCTAGGCTTTCATCGGGCCAGAGCGTCCTCATCCACTCTGCTGCCAGTGCTGTTGGCCAAGCTGCCGTCTGCCTCGCCCAGCTCCGCGACGCCGAGGTGTTTGTCACCGTGTCCTCTGCTGCCGAGAAGAAGCTGATCATGACCAAGTTCTCCGTGTCTGAGGACCGCATCTTTTACAACCGCGGCGTAGGCTTTGGATCAGCTATCCGAGAAGCAACTGCCGGTGAGGGTGTAGATGTTGTCATTTCCATCCGATCAGACGCCGAGGTTGTTCGTGAGAGCTGGGACTGCCTGGATCGATTCGGCTGTCTTGTCAACGTCTCTGAAGGATCGTCTCGTCTCGATCTGAGCACTGATGGTCGACCAAGCAACGCATCGTTTGTCAACGTTGACATTCAATGCCTTGCTGCCGAGCGCCCTGCCATTCTCAAGAGGCTGGTTGACAGTGTTGCCAAGTTGGTTGGTCAGGGCCAGGCTACTCCTGTAGAGGCCACCGTCTTTGCTGTGTCTGAGGTTCAAGATGCTCTCAAGAGCGCCAGCAAGACATCCTGTGGAAAGTCGGTGGTTGTTCTGGGCGCTGACGACATGGTAATG GCCACACCCTCCAAGGTCACCAAGAAGATTCTCCGCTCCGACGGCACCTACCTGCTCATCGGTGGAACTGGTGGTCTCGGTCGCAGCATGGCCAAGTGGATGGTCGACAACGGTGCCGGCAATGTCGTCCTTCTCTCCCGTAGCGGTTCGGCCACCGGACAAGTCAAGCAGCTGATCGATGCCGCAAGCGAGGCCGGATCCCAGGTGATTGTCAAGCGCTGCGATGTTGCCAACAAGGCTAGCGTCGACGAGCTGTTCAAGGGACTGAGTGATCTGCCTCCAGTCCGAGGTATTGTTCACGGAGCCATGGTTTTGAGG GATGTCCTCTTTGAGAAAATGGCATACACCGATTACACCACCGTCATCGAGTCCAAGGTCGCTGGCGCCTGGAACTTCCACCACGCCCTGGCTGCCAACTCTTGCCCCGTCGACTTCTTCATCGCCATCTCATCCGCAGCCGGTGCCGTCGGCAACAGAGGTCAGGCCGCATATGCGGCCGCCAACACGTTCCTCAACGCCTTGGTGCAGCACCGCCTTGCCGCAGGTCTGCCCGCCGCGTCTTTGGACCTGACTGCCGTTTCGGATGCTGGATACCTCGCCGACGGTGACGCCGAGCGTGCTGCAGAGGTGGCCAAGAACCTGGGTGCCGACAGTACAATCTGCGAGGCCGAGGTCTTGGCTCTCATCGGGGCTTGCATCGAGGGCAAGACGAACGTCTGCAACGGTCACGTCATCACTGGTATGCGCATCCCGCCCACGCCTACCAAGCCTTTCTGGGCCACGGATGCCAAGTTCAAGACGCTGCGGTTGACcgccgaggcggccgagCTGGCGGCAAACGGAGGCGACTCTGCCACGGCGTCGCTATCGCCAGGTGCAGCAGTCAAGGCCGCAACGTcgctggccgaggcggaggaggcggTCTGCGCAGGCCTGGTCGACAAGATCTCGTCGGTGCTCATGATGGAGGCGGACGAGATTGACGTGACCAGGAGCTTGACGCACTACCCGCTCGACTCGCTGGTGGCCATTGAGATTCGCAACTTTATCACGCGGGAGTTCGAGGCCAACATGCAAGTGTTGGAGCTGTTGAGCAGTGGAAGCGTGCAGACGCTGACCAAGGCAGTCTGCAAGAAGAGCAAGCTTTGTGTTGGGTTGAGCtag